In a genomic window of Quercus lobata isolate SW786 chromosome 4, ValleyOak3.0 Primary Assembly, whole genome shotgun sequence:
- the LOC115983297 gene encoding disease resistance protein RPP13-like, with product MQGVPLYPTSEVSALVGCEDAERELVSRLLDGTEENLSVISLVSEEAIGRIALARHVYKRLEIRQHFQCHLWVCVREEFAYKDLLLIILKQIPKCLLKDIELMSQKELRQLVFQTLMKFRNLMVLDDVCTKDIWFNLLRPFADSTNGSRVILTTCHFNVASEADPWSSSLTLRQLTEEESWGLPPAILLLGGLLSTIELSDWSRVIDRSQFGEDKSALLNIVALMSYNELPSVIKPCFLYLALFPKAYEIPKRRLLQLWLAEGFVQLSSDEASVPIEDKAKIYLEELVSRYGFFLPKAEEEGFLHVHHCRSECTSADSEIFKVQRLTDQFGVSKSHIGYLLCVYFFQSWKTRYIQ from the exons ATGCAAGGCGTCCCCCTTTATCCAACCAGTGAAGTTTCAGCACTTGTTGGATGTGAAGATGCCGAAAGGGAGCTAGTATCTCGACTTCTGGACGGCACTGAGGAAAACCTCAGTGTAATTTCACTGGTGAGCGAAGAAGCAATTGGCAGGATAGCTCTGGCAAGGCATGTTTATAAGAGACTAGAGATTCGGCAGCACTTCCAATGCCATCTCTGGGTTTGTGTCCGCGAAGAGTTTGCATATAAGGATCTCTTGCTCATCATACTCAAACAGATTCCGAAATGCTTATTGAAGGACATAGAGCTTATGAGCCAGAAGGAGCTACGTCAATTGGTTTTCCAGACTTTAATGAAGTTCAGGAATCTAATGGTGTTGGATGACGTGTGCACGAAGGATATCTGGTTCAACCTTTTACGTCCCTTTGCAGACTCCACAAATGGAAGCAGGGTCATCCTTACTACTTGCCATTTTAATGTAGCATCAGAAGCTGACCCATGGAGTAGTTCATTGACTCTGAGGCAGTTAACTGAAGAGGAGAGTTGG GGTTTGCCACCGGCAATCCTCCTACTGGGAGGACTATTGTCAACCATAGAATTAAGTGACTGGTCAAGAGTAATTGATCGTTCACAATTTGGTGAAGATAAATCAGCTCTCTTAAATATTGTAGCTCTGATGAGCTATAATGAACTTCCATCTGTGATAAAGCCATGTTTCCTTTATTTGGCTCTCTTTCCCAAGGCATATGAGATCCCCAAACGAAGGCTGTTGCAGTTGTGGCTTGCGGAGGGATTTGTTCAATTGTCATCTGATGAGGCTAGCGTCCCCATTGAAGATAAGGCCAAGATATATTTGGAGGAACTAGTGTCTAGATATGGCTTCTTCTTGCCAAAAGCTGAGGAGGAGGGATTTCTACACGTCCACCATTGCAGGTCAGAATGTACATCTGCAGATTCAGAAATATTTAAGGTTCAGAGGCTCACAGATCAATTCGGTGTCTCAAAATCTCATATCGGATACCTATTGTGCGTATATTTCTTTCAAAGCTGGAAAACAAGGTACATCCAATAG